The following are encoded together in the Populus trichocarpa isolate Nisqually-1 chromosome 5, P.trichocarpa_v4.1, whole genome shotgun sequence genome:
- the LOC7460934 gene encoding biotin--protein ligase 1, chloroplastic isoform X2 — MDSSSTPCKLLLCGKSSAENEIAKSLMNNNTLKLPDNVEISTLSHSEILDEPQQNEESFSLSRFMNSLSTNLFGRLLIWSPLLPSTHDLVSNNFGELPIGTVCIADVQYKGRGRSKNVWESPAGCLMFSFTIQMEDGQVVPLLQYVVSLAVTEAIKDLCDKNGLPHIDVRIKWPNDLYLNGVKVGGILCTSTYRSKKFNISAGIGLNVDNEKPTTCLNAVLRELAGAACALRREDIVAAFLNKFEKLYDLFINGGFQTLEELYYKTWLHSGQRVIIQEKNENQVVENVVTIQGLTPSGYLLAIGEDNQMCELHPDGNSFDFFKGLVRRKIE; from the exons ATGGATAGCAGTAGTACGCCTTGTAAGCTGTTACTATGTGGAAAATCATCTGCAGAGAATGAAATTGCTAAATCATTGATGAACAATAACACTCTTAAACTGCCGGATAATGTGGAAATCTCTACTCTTTCGCACTCGGAGATTCTTGATGAGCCGCAGCAAAATGAAGaatctttctctctttcacgGTTTATGAATTCTCTCTCAACTAATTTATTCGGTAGATTACTCATTTGGTCTCCGCTATTGCCTTCAACTCATGATCTTGTTTCCAA CAATTTTGGCGAGCTTCCAATTGGTACTGTTTGCATTGCTGATGTTCAATATAAAGGGCGAG GCCGATCGAAGAATGTGTGGGAATCCCCAGCAGGTTGCTTGATGTTTTCATTTACCATTCAAATGGAGGATGGGCAAGTTGTGCCTTTGTTGCAATACGTAGTGTCTCTTGCTGTTACAGAGGCAATTAAGGATCTTTGTGACAAAAat GGCTTACCACATATTGACGTTAGAATAAAATGGCCAAATGATCTTTATTTAAATGGTGTTAAAGTTGGAGGCATTCTCTGCACCTCAACATACAGATCAAAGAAGTTCAATATCAGTGCCG GTATAGGCTTGAATGTCGATAATGAGAAACCAACAACATGCTTGAATGCGGTCTTGAGAGAGTTGGCTGGGGCTGCATGCGCATTAAGAAGAGAAGATATTGTTGCGGCCTTTCTAAATAAGTTTGAAAAACTTtatgatcttttcataaatggAG GATTTCAAACTCTTGAGGAGCTTTACTATAAAACATGGCTGCACAG TGGGCAGAGAGTTATCATCCAGGAGAAGAATGAGAACCAAGTAGTGGAGAACGTGGTCACCATTCAG GGCTTGACACCTTCTGGTTATTTGCTAGCTATTGGTGAAGACAATCAAATGTGTGAACTTCATCCTGATGGCAATAG TTTTGACTTCTTCAAAGGACTAGttagaagaaaaattgaataa
- the LOC7460934 gene encoding biotin--protein ligase 2 isoform X1, with protein sequence MDSSSTPCKLLLCGKSSAENEIAKSLMNNNTLKLPDNVEISTLSHSEILDEPQQNEESFSLSRFMNSLSTNLFGRLLIWSPLLPSTHDLVSNNFGELPIGTVCIADVQYKGRGRSKNVWESPAGCLMFSFTIQMEDGQVVPLLQYVVSLAVTEAIKDLCDKNGLPHIDVRIKWPNDLYLNGVKVGGILCTSTYRSKKFNISAGIGLNVDNEKPTTCLNAVLRELAGAACALRREDIVAAFLNKFEKLYDLFINGGFQTLEELYYKTWLHSGQRVIIQEKNENQVVENVVTIQGLTPSGYLLAIGEDNQMCELHPDGNSTSFPWIHVRQSGHYVFLDPDVLSP encoded by the exons ATGGATAGCAGTAGTACGCCTTGTAAGCTGTTACTATGTGGAAAATCATCTGCAGAGAATGAAATTGCTAAATCATTGATGAACAATAACACTCTTAAACTGCCGGATAATGTGGAAATCTCTACTCTTTCGCACTCGGAGATTCTTGATGAGCCGCAGCAAAATGAAGaatctttctctctttcacgGTTTATGAATTCTCTCTCAACTAATTTATTCGGTAGATTACTCATTTGGTCTCCGCTATTGCCTTCAACTCATGATCTTGTTTCCAA CAATTTTGGCGAGCTTCCAATTGGTACTGTTTGCATTGCTGATGTTCAATATAAAGGGCGAG GCCGATCGAAGAATGTGTGGGAATCCCCAGCAGGTTGCTTGATGTTTTCATTTACCATTCAAATGGAGGATGGGCAAGTTGTGCCTTTGTTGCAATACGTAGTGTCTCTTGCTGTTACAGAGGCAATTAAGGATCTTTGTGACAAAAat GGCTTACCACATATTGACGTTAGAATAAAATGGCCAAATGATCTTTATTTAAATGGTGTTAAAGTTGGAGGCATTCTCTGCACCTCAACATACAGATCAAAGAAGTTCAATATCAGTGCCG GTATAGGCTTGAATGTCGATAATGAGAAACCAACAACATGCTTGAATGCGGTCTTGAGAGAGTTGGCTGGGGCTGCATGCGCATTAAGAAGAGAAGATATTGTTGCGGCCTTTCTAAATAAGTTTGAAAAACTTtatgatcttttcataaatggAG GATTTCAAACTCTTGAGGAGCTTTACTATAAAACATGGCTGCACAG TGGGCAGAGAGTTATCATCCAGGAGAAGAATGAGAACCAAGTAGTGGAGAACGTGGTCACCATTCAG GGCTTGACACCTTCTGGTTATTTGCTAGCTATTGGTGAAGACAATCAAATGTGTGAACTTCATCCTGATGGCAATAG TACAAGTTTTCCATGGATCCATGTGCGTCAGAGTGGCCATTATGTTTTTCTCGACCCAGATGTCTTGAGTCCTTGA
- the LOC7460935 gene encoding histone-lysine N-methyltransferase ASHR1 isoform X1 — protein MEELQNVVRDGGLAVSNLPEKGRCLLTTKNFNPGEVILRQEPYVCVPNNSSTVSRCDGCFASESLKKCSACQVVWYCGSTCQKSEWKLHRLECNALSRLEKEKRKAVTPSIRLMVRLYLRRKLQNEMFIPTSVTDSYNFVEALVSHLKDLDEKQLVLYAQMANLVHFILQWPEINLKEIAENFSKLACNAHTICDCELRPLGTGLYPVVSIINHSCMPNAVLTFEGKSSVVRAVEHIPEGAEVSIAYIDTAGSTMTRQKALKEQYFFTCTCPRCIKVYDDIQESAILEGYRCKDDRCNGFLLRDSEDKGFICQTCGLRRSKEEVKRIVCEITAISDKKLKSTSPGNHEEVISLYKMIEKLQMELCHPFSISLMRTQEELLKILMELGDWREALAYCRLTITGYQRVYPEPHPLLGLQYYTCGKIEWLLGYTEDAIKSLTRAVDILRITHGTNSPFMKELMMKLDEAHAEASYNLSSKDE, from the exons atGGAGGAATTGCAAAATGTTGTTAGAGATGGTGGATTAGCTGTGTCTAATCTTCCGGAGAAAGGACGATGTCTGCTCACCACCAAGAATTTCAATCCAG GAGAAGTGATTTTAAGGCAAGAGCCCTATGTCTGTGTACCAAACAACTCCTCTACTGTCTCGAGATGTGATGGATGTTTTGCATCAGAGAGCCTCAAGAAATGCTCGGCTTGTCAAGTTGTGTGGTACTGTGGAAGCACATGCCAG AAATCAGAGTGGAAGTTGCATCGACTTGAATGCAATGCTCTCTCTCGGCTTGAGAAGGAGAAGCGAAAGGCGGTTACGCCTTCTATTCGTTTGATGGTTAGACTTTACCTTCGTAGAAAATTGCAAAATGAGATG TTCATCCCTACTAGTGTTACAGACAGTTACAATTTCGTGGAGGCATTGGTGTCGC ACTTGAAGGACCTTGATGAGAAGCAACTGGTGCTATATGCACAGATGGCCAACCTTGTCCACTTCATTCTTCAATGGCCTGAGATCAACTTAAAAGAGATTGCCGAGAACTTCTCCAAG CTGGCATGCAATGCCCATACCATTTGTGACTGTGAACTCAGACCTCTAGGCACAGGACTCTATCCTGTTGTTTCCATTATCAACCACAG CTGCATGCCCAATGCTGTGTTGACATTTGAGGGAAAGTCATCTGTTGTTCGAGCTGTAGAGCATATACCAGAAGGAGCAGAG GTGTCGATAGCTTACATAGACACTGCTGGAAGCACTATGACTCGGCAAAAGGCTCTCAAAGAACAGTACTTTTTCACTTGCACATGTCCCCGCTGCATCAAAGTG TACGATGATATCCAAGAAAGTGCGATTCTGGAAGGCTACAGATGCAAAGATGATAGATGCAATGGTTTTTTGCTCCGTGATTCTG AAGACAAAGGATTTATATGCCAAACTTGTGGCCTTCGTAGGAGCAAGGAAGAGGTAAAAAGGATTGTATGTGAAATAACAGCAATTTCAGACAAGAAACTCAAGTCTACTTCCCCTGGAA ATCACGAGGAAGTtatttctctatataagatgatTGAGAAACTTCAAATGGAGCTGTGCCATCCTTTTTCAATTAGTTTGATGCGAACTCAAGAAGAACTTCTGAAG ATTTTGATGGAGCTAGGAGATTGGAGAGAAGCTCTGGCATATTGCAGATTGACCATTACTGGATATCAAA GAGTGTATCCAGAGCCTCATCCTTTGCTTGGGTTGCAGTATTATACCTGTGGCAAAATCGAGTG GTTGCTTGGTTACACAGAAGATGCTATCAAGTCACTGACTAGGGCTGTGGATATACTTCGAATTACTCATGGGACAAACAGTCCCTTCATGAAGGAACTCATGATGAAGTTGGACGAAGCACATGCTGAGGCTTCCTACAATCTTTCATCGAAAGATGAGTAG
- the LOC7460935 gene encoding histone-lysine N-methyltransferase ASHR1 isoform X3 yields MEELQNVVRDGGLAVSNLPEKGRCLLTTKNFNPGEVILRQEPYVCVPNNSSTVSRCDGCFASESLKKCSACQVVWYCGSTCQKSEWKLHRLECNALSRLEKEKRKAVTPSIRLMVRLYLRRKLQNEMFIPTSVTDSYNFVEALVSHLKDLDEKQLVLYAQMANLVHFILQWPEINLKEIAENFSKLACNAHTICDCELRPLGTGLYPVVSIINHSCMPNAVLTFEGKSSVVRAVEHIPEGAEVSIAYIDTAGSTMTRQKALKEQYFFTCTCPRCIKVYDDIQESAILEGYRCKDDRCNGFLLRDSEDKGFICQTCGLRRSKEEVKRIVCEITAISDKKLKSTSPGNHEEVISLYKMIEKLQMELCHPFSISLMRTQEELLKILMELGDWREALAYCRLTITGYQKLKLDCC; encoded by the exons atGGAGGAATTGCAAAATGTTGTTAGAGATGGTGGATTAGCTGTGTCTAATCTTCCGGAGAAAGGACGATGTCTGCTCACCACCAAGAATTTCAATCCAG GAGAAGTGATTTTAAGGCAAGAGCCCTATGTCTGTGTACCAAACAACTCCTCTACTGTCTCGAGATGTGATGGATGTTTTGCATCAGAGAGCCTCAAGAAATGCTCGGCTTGTCAAGTTGTGTGGTACTGTGGAAGCACATGCCAG AAATCAGAGTGGAAGTTGCATCGACTTGAATGCAATGCTCTCTCTCGGCTTGAGAAGGAGAAGCGAAAGGCGGTTACGCCTTCTATTCGTTTGATGGTTAGACTTTACCTTCGTAGAAAATTGCAAAATGAGATG TTCATCCCTACTAGTGTTACAGACAGTTACAATTTCGTGGAGGCATTGGTGTCGC ACTTGAAGGACCTTGATGAGAAGCAACTGGTGCTATATGCACAGATGGCCAACCTTGTCCACTTCATTCTTCAATGGCCTGAGATCAACTTAAAAGAGATTGCCGAGAACTTCTCCAAG CTGGCATGCAATGCCCATACCATTTGTGACTGTGAACTCAGACCTCTAGGCACAGGACTCTATCCTGTTGTTTCCATTATCAACCACAG CTGCATGCCCAATGCTGTGTTGACATTTGAGGGAAAGTCATCTGTTGTTCGAGCTGTAGAGCATATACCAGAAGGAGCAGAG GTGTCGATAGCTTACATAGACACTGCTGGAAGCACTATGACTCGGCAAAAGGCTCTCAAAGAACAGTACTTTTTCACTTGCACATGTCCCCGCTGCATCAAAGTG TACGATGATATCCAAGAAAGTGCGATTCTGGAAGGCTACAGATGCAAAGATGATAGATGCAATGGTTTTTTGCTCCGTGATTCTG AAGACAAAGGATTTATATGCCAAACTTGTGGCCTTCGTAGGAGCAAGGAAGAGGTAAAAAGGATTGTATGTGAAATAACAGCAATTTCAGACAAGAAACTCAAGTCTACTTCCCCTGGAA ATCACGAGGAAGTtatttctctatataagatgatTGAGAAACTTCAAATGGAGCTGTGCCATCCTTTTTCAATTAGTTTGATGCGAACTCAAGAAGAACTTCTGAAG ATTTTGATGGAGCTAGGAGATTGGAGAGAAGCTCTGGCATATTGCAGATTGACCATTACTGGATATCAAA AGCTGAAATTGGATTGCTGCTGA
- the LOC7460935 gene encoding histone-lysine N-methyltransferase ASHR1 isoform X2 — protein sequence MEELQNVVRDGGLAVSNLPEKGRCLLTTKNFNPGEVILRQEPYVCVPNNSSTVSRCDGCFASESLKKCSACQVVWYCGSTCQKSEWKLHRLECNALSRLEKEKRKAVTPSIRLMVRLYLRRKLQNEMFIPTSVTDSYNFVEALVSHLKDLDEKQLVLYAQMANLVHFILQWPEINLKEIAENFSKLACNAHTICDCELRPLGTGLYPVVSIINHSCMPNAVLTFEGKSSVVRAVEHIPEGAEVSIAYIDTAGSTMTRQKALKEQYFFTCTCPRCIKVYDDIQESAILEGYRCKDDRCNGFLLRDSEDKGFICQTCGLRRSKEEVKRIVCEITAISDKKLKSTSPGNHEEVISLYKMIEKLQMELCHPFSISLMRTQEELLKILMELGDWREALAYCRLTITGYQRVYPEPHPLLGLQYYTCGKIE from the exons atGGAGGAATTGCAAAATGTTGTTAGAGATGGTGGATTAGCTGTGTCTAATCTTCCGGAGAAAGGACGATGTCTGCTCACCACCAAGAATTTCAATCCAG GAGAAGTGATTTTAAGGCAAGAGCCCTATGTCTGTGTACCAAACAACTCCTCTACTGTCTCGAGATGTGATGGATGTTTTGCATCAGAGAGCCTCAAGAAATGCTCGGCTTGTCAAGTTGTGTGGTACTGTGGAAGCACATGCCAG AAATCAGAGTGGAAGTTGCATCGACTTGAATGCAATGCTCTCTCTCGGCTTGAGAAGGAGAAGCGAAAGGCGGTTACGCCTTCTATTCGTTTGATGGTTAGACTTTACCTTCGTAGAAAATTGCAAAATGAGATG TTCATCCCTACTAGTGTTACAGACAGTTACAATTTCGTGGAGGCATTGGTGTCGC ACTTGAAGGACCTTGATGAGAAGCAACTGGTGCTATATGCACAGATGGCCAACCTTGTCCACTTCATTCTTCAATGGCCTGAGATCAACTTAAAAGAGATTGCCGAGAACTTCTCCAAG CTGGCATGCAATGCCCATACCATTTGTGACTGTGAACTCAGACCTCTAGGCACAGGACTCTATCCTGTTGTTTCCATTATCAACCACAG CTGCATGCCCAATGCTGTGTTGACATTTGAGGGAAAGTCATCTGTTGTTCGAGCTGTAGAGCATATACCAGAAGGAGCAGAG GTGTCGATAGCTTACATAGACACTGCTGGAAGCACTATGACTCGGCAAAAGGCTCTCAAAGAACAGTACTTTTTCACTTGCACATGTCCCCGCTGCATCAAAGTG TACGATGATATCCAAGAAAGTGCGATTCTGGAAGGCTACAGATGCAAAGATGATAGATGCAATGGTTTTTTGCTCCGTGATTCTG AAGACAAAGGATTTATATGCCAAACTTGTGGCCTTCGTAGGAGCAAGGAAGAGGTAAAAAGGATTGTATGTGAAATAACAGCAATTTCAGACAAGAAACTCAAGTCTACTTCCCCTGGAA ATCACGAGGAAGTtatttctctatataagatgatTGAGAAACTTCAAATGGAGCTGTGCCATCCTTTTTCAATTAGTTTGATGCGAACTCAAGAAGAACTTCTGAAG ATTTTGATGGAGCTAGGAGATTGGAGAGAAGCTCTGGCATATTGCAGATTGACCATTACTGGATATCAAA GAGTGTATCCAGAGCCTCATCCTTTGCTTGGGTTGCAGTATTATACCTGTGGCAAAATCGAGTG A
- the LOC7469130 gene encoding uncharacterized protein LOC7469130 isoform X2 has translation MQMVLVEKHSMNTVCQKCGDRGYPEALNYCVKCKVVAEHTYCLDVVPKDFDEDVVWTCWFCLSGNDGGHNNTLDSSSYTQLLTSDQAVKVVRKQKWEASDAYLKALRKVERLKRGPSLQSGEAEAAKRVCLTNSTDQESDCSHLHKDKRRTLARGESSDEHQKTREHGIMIVEDRGGSNEEVLTVERESFQNGKSDLPKISDRDSNVNVQQPFEENMNTLSGSESCAQDQNLSDQNRLIPDVGGGSNEAVNCIEKEASQNSTDDLPKILDRDFNTNAQPILDPIWRGNFTINDGNFDVMKGLVAYTSNQASPKVRETASLLPGSVSIEMLPRHEVFPKKFGTSDVTAEDIGLYFFPEKERDERAFDELVDNIIEQDLALKAVLEHAELLVFTSLQLPLQNWRYRGKYYLWGLFGRQKLSNYSSRREHATA, from the exons ATGCAAATGGTTCTTGTGGAGAAACATTCGATG AATACAGTTTGTCAAAAGTGCGGTGATCGTGGCTATCCGGAGGCTCTAAATTACTGTGTAAAGTGTAAAGTTGTTGCTGAACACAC cTACTGCTTAGATGTTGTTCCCAAGGATTTTGATGAGGATGTGGTTTGGACGTGTTGGTTTTGTTTATCTGGGAATGATGGCGGACATAATAATACGTTGGACAGTTCTAGTTATACCCAATTATTAACGAGTGATCAAGCAGTTAAAGTTGTAAGGAAACAGAAATGGGAGGCATCAGATGCATACTTGAAAGCTCTGAGAAAGGTAGAGAGACTAAAAAGGGGTCCCTCTTTGCAATCTGGTGAGGCAGAGGCAGCTAAAAGGGTTTGCTTGACTAACTCAACTGATCAAGAATCAGACTGTTCTCACCTTCATAAGGACAAAAGGAGAACACTGGCCCGGGGTGAGAGTTCTGATGAGCATCAAAAAACGAGAGAACATGGTATAATGATTGTAGAAGATAGGGGTGGCTCGAATGAAGAGGTATTAACTGTTGAAAGAGAATCATTTCAAAATGGCAAGAGTGATCTGCCCAAAATTTCAGACCGTGATTCCAATGTTAATGTACAGCAACCTTTTGAGGAGAACATGAATACACTGTCTGGCAGTGAGAGTTGTGCACAGGATCAGAACTTAAGTGATCAGAATAGATTGATTCCGGATGTTGGGGGTGGCTCAAATGAAGCGGTAAATTGTATTGAAAAAGAGGCCTCTCAAAATAGCACTGATGATCTGCCAAAAATTTTAGATCGGGATTTCAACACCAATGCACAGCCAATTCTTGATCCCATATGGAG GGGAAATTTTACTATCAACGATGGAAATTTTGATGTTATGAAAGGACTGGTGGCCTATACATCTAACCAAGCATCCCCAAAAGTTCGTGAGACAGCTAGTTTGTTGCCAGGATCTGTTTCTATAGAAATGCTTCCTAGGCATGAAGTGTTTCCGAAAAAGTTTGGTACTTCAGATGTAACAGCTGAAGATATTGGCCTTTATTTCTTCCCGGAAAAAGAGAG AGATGAACGAGCCTTTGATGAGTTAGTAGATAATATAATTGAACAAGACCTTGCCTTGAAAGCTGTTCTTGAGCATGCAGAATTATTGGTTTTTACATCTCTTCAATTACCTTTGCAGAACTGGA GATATCGGGGAAAGTATTATCTGTGGGGGTTGTTCGGTAGACAGAAGCTTTCTAACTATTCAAGTAGAAGAGAGCATGCTACAGCTTAG
- the LOC7469130 gene encoding uncharacterized protein LOC7469130 isoform X1, translating into MDILGQDSLADLPAFKECNNTVCQKCGDRGYPEALNYCVKCKVVAEHTYCLDVVPKDFDEDVVWTCWFCLSGNDGGHNNTLDSSSYTQLLTSDQAVKVVRKQKWEASDAYLKALRKVERLKRGPSLQSGEAEAAKRVCLTNSTDQESDCSHLHKDKRRTLARGESSDEHQKTREHGIMIVEDRGGSNEEVLTVERESFQNGKSDLPKISDRDSNVNVQQPFEENMNTLSGSESCAQDQNLSDQNRLIPDVGGGSNEAVNCIEKEASQNSTDDLPKILDRDFNTNAQPILDPIWRGNFTINDGNFDVMKGLVAYTSNQASPKVRETASLLPGSVSIEMLPRHEVFPKKFGTSDVTAEDIGLYFFPEKERDERAFDELVDNIIEQDLALKAVLEHAELLVFTSLQLPLQNWRYRGKYYLWGLFGRQKLSNYSSRREHATA; encoded by the exons ATGGACATTTTAGGGCAAGATAGTCTCGCCGACCTGCCTGCCTTTAAAGAGTGCAAC AATACAGTTTGTCAAAAGTGCGGTGATCGTGGCTATCCGGAGGCTCTAAATTACTGTGTAAAGTGTAAAGTTGTTGCTGAACACAC cTACTGCTTAGATGTTGTTCCCAAGGATTTTGATGAGGATGTGGTTTGGACGTGTTGGTTTTGTTTATCTGGGAATGATGGCGGACATAATAATACGTTGGACAGTTCTAGTTATACCCAATTATTAACGAGTGATCAAGCAGTTAAAGTTGTAAGGAAACAGAAATGGGAGGCATCAGATGCATACTTGAAAGCTCTGAGAAAGGTAGAGAGACTAAAAAGGGGTCCCTCTTTGCAATCTGGTGAGGCAGAGGCAGCTAAAAGGGTTTGCTTGACTAACTCAACTGATCAAGAATCAGACTGTTCTCACCTTCATAAGGACAAAAGGAGAACACTGGCCCGGGGTGAGAGTTCTGATGAGCATCAAAAAACGAGAGAACATGGTATAATGATTGTAGAAGATAGGGGTGGCTCGAATGAAGAGGTATTAACTGTTGAAAGAGAATCATTTCAAAATGGCAAGAGTGATCTGCCCAAAATTTCAGACCGTGATTCCAATGTTAATGTACAGCAACCTTTTGAGGAGAACATGAATACACTGTCTGGCAGTGAGAGTTGTGCACAGGATCAGAACTTAAGTGATCAGAATAGATTGATTCCGGATGTTGGGGGTGGCTCAAATGAAGCGGTAAATTGTATTGAAAAAGAGGCCTCTCAAAATAGCACTGATGATCTGCCAAAAATTTTAGATCGGGATTTCAACACCAATGCACAGCCAATTCTTGATCCCATATGGAG GGGAAATTTTACTATCAACGATGGAAATTTTGATGTTATGAAAGGACTGGTGGCCTATACATCTAACCAAGCATCCCCAAAAGTTCGTGAGACAGCTAGTTTGTTGCCAGGATCTGTTTCTATAGAAATGCTTCCTAGGCATGAAGTGTTTCCGAAAAAGTTTGGTACTTCAGATGTAACAGCTGAAGATATTGGCCTTTATTTCTTCCCGGAAAAAGAGAG AGATGAACGAGCCTTTGATGAGTTAGTAGATAATATAATTGAACAAGACCTTGCCTTGAAAGCTGTTCTTGAGCATGCAGAATTATTGGTTTTTACATCTCTTCAATTACCTTTGCAGAACTGGA GATATCGGGGAAAGTATTATCTGTGGGGGTTGTTCGGTAGACAGAAGCTTTCTAACTATTCAAGTAGAAGAGAGCATGCTACAGCTTAG